A stretch of the Tardiphaga sp. 709 genome encodes the following:
- a CDS encoding NuoB/complex I 20 kDa subunit family protein, giving the protein MGLSPVIASAPAIAQAPKGIIDPSTGKPIGANDPYFLEVNAELSDKGFFVAATDDLITWARTGSLMWMTFGLACCAVEMMQVSMPRYDVERFGFAPRASPRQSDVMIVAGTLTNKMAPALRKVYDQMPEPRYVISMGSCANGGGYYHYSYSVVRGCDRIVPIDIYVPGCPPTAEALLYGVLLLQKKIRRTGTIER; this is encoded by the coding sequence ATGGGATTGAGCCCAGTCATAGCCTCGGCTCCCGCCATCGCGCAGGCGCCGAAAGGCATCATCGATCCGTCCACCGGCAAGCCGATCGGCGCGAACGATCCGTATTTTCTCGAGGTCAATGCCGAGCTGTCCGACAAGGGCTTCTTCGTCGCCGCGACCGACGACCTGATCACCTGGGCGCGCACCGGCTCGCTGATGTGGATGACCTTCGGTCTCGCCTGCTGCGCGGTTGAGATGATGCAGGTGTCGATGCCGCGTTACGACGTCGAGCGCTTCGGCTTCGCGCCGCGCGCGTCGCCGCGTCAGTCCGACGTGATGATCGTCGCCGGCACGCTGACCAACAAGATGGCCCCGGCGCTGCGCAAGGTCTATGACCAGATGCCGGAGCCGCGTTACGTCATCTCGATGGGCTCCTGCGCCAATGGCGGCGGCTACTATCACTACTCGTATTCGGTGGTTCGGGGCTGCGACCGTATCGTGCCGATCGACATTTATGTCCCGGGCTGCCCGCCCACCGCAGAAGCGCTTCTCTACGGCGTGCTGCTGCTGCAGAAGAAGATCCGCCGCACCGGCACGATTGAACGCTAA
- a CDS encoding NADH-quinone oxidoreductase subunit C has product MDDVRLDTLGQTIVGALPGAALAHEVAFGQLTIAVETSKIVEVAQFLRDDPRCRFVNFTDATAVDYPGREKRFDVVYHLMSPTLNARIRLKAIASETTQVPSIISVFPGADWFEREAYDLYGVIFVGHPDMRRLLTDYGFDGHPLRKDFPLTGFVEVRYDDQEKRVVYEPVRLNQEFRKFDFLSPWEGADYPVLPGDEKAEVKP; this is encoded by the coding sequence ATGGACGATGTGAGGCTCGACACACTGGGTCAGACGATTGTCGGCGCCCTGCCGGGTGCCGCGCTCGCGCATGAGGTGGCGTTCGGCCAGCTGACGATTGCGGTGGAAACATCGAAGATCGTCGAGGTCGCGCAGTTCCTGCGTGACGATCCGCGGTGCCGCTTCGTCAATTTTACCGATGCGACGGCCGTCGACTATCCCGGTCGCGAAAAGCGCTTCGACGTTGTCTATCATCTGATGTCGCCGACATTGAATGCGCGCATCCGTCTGAAGGCGATCGCATCCGAGACGACGCAGGTGCCGTCGATCATCTCAGTGTTTCCCGGCGCCGACTGGTTCGAGCGCGAAGCCTATGACCTCTATGGCGTGATCTTTGTCGGTCATCCCGACATGCGCCGTCTGCTGACCGATTACGGTTTCGACGGCCATCCACTGCGCAAGGACTTCCCGCTCACAGGCTTCGTCGAAGTTCGCTACGACGACCAGGAGAAGCGGGTGGTGTACGAGCCGGTCCGGCTCAATCAGGAATTCCGCAAGTTCGATTTCCTCTCGCCCTGGGAAGGCGCGGATTATCCCGTGCTGCCCGGTGACGAGAAGGCAGAGGTCAAGCCATGA
- a CDS encoding NADH-quinone oxidoreductase subunit D: MTEQPNVRNFTINFGPQHPAAHGVLRLVLELDGEVVERVDPHIGLLHRGTEKLIEQKTYLQAIPYFDRLDYVAPMNQEHAFCLAAEKLLGVTVPRRGQLIRVLYSEIGRILSHLLNITTQAMDVGALTPPLWGFEEREKLMVFYERASGSRMHAAFFRIGGVHQDLPPKLINDIDAWCDAFPQVLDDLETLLTGNRIFKQRNVDIGVVSLEDAWKWGFSGVMVRGSGAAWDLRKSQPYECYAEMDFDVPIGKNGDCYDRYCIRVEEMRQSTKIMKQCIAKMRAPDGQGAVAIEDNKIFPPRRGEMKRSMESLIHHFKLYTEGFRVPEGEVYAAVEAPKGEFGVYLVSDGTNKPYKCKIRAPGFAHLQAMDFMCRGHLLADVSAILGSLDIVFGEVDR; this comes from the coding sequence ATGACCGAACAACCCAACGTTCGCAATTTCACGATCAACTTCGGACCGCAGCATCCGGCCGCGCACGGCGTGCTCCGCCTTGTGCTGGAACTCGACGGTGAAGTCGTCGAGCGCGTCGATCCGCATATCGGCCTGCTTCACCGCGGCACCGAGAAGCTGATCGAGCAGAAGACCTATCTGCAGGCGATCCCGTATTTCGACCGGCTCGATTACGTCGCGCCGATGAACCAGGAACACGCGTTCTGTCTGGCCGCCGAAAAGCTGCTCGGCGTCACCGTGCCGCGCCGCGGCCAGTTGATCCGCGTGCTGTATTCCGAAATCGGCCGCATCCTGTCGCATCTTCTCAACATCACCACGCAGGCGATGGACGTCGGCGCGCTGACCCCGCCGCTGTGGGGCTTCGAAGAGCGCGAAAAACTGATGGTGTTCTATGAGCGCGCCTCGGGCTCGCGCATGCATGCCGCGTTCTTCCGTATCGGCGGCGTGCATCAGGATCTGCCGCCCAAGCTGATCAACGATATCGATGCCTGGTGCGATGCCTTCCCGCAGGTGCTCGACGATCTCGAAACGCTGCTCACCGGCAATCGTATTTTCAAACAGCGCAACGTCGATATCGGCGTGGTGTCGCTGGAAGATGCCTGGAAGTGGGGCTTCTCCGGCGTGATGGTGCGTGGCTCGGGCGCTGCCTGGGATCTGCGCAAGTCGCAGCCTTATGAATGCTACGCCGAAATGGATTTCGACGTTCCGATCGGCAAGAACGGCGACTGCTACGATCGCTACTGTATTCGCGTCGAAGAGATGCGGCAGTCGACCAAGATCATGAAGCAGTGCATCGCCAAGATGCGCGCGCCGGACGGGCAGGGCGCCGTTGCGATCGAAGACAACAAGATTTTCCCGCCGCGTCGCGGCGAGATGAAGCGTTCGATGGAATCGCTGATCCATCACTTCAAGCTCTACACCGAAGGTTTTCGCGTGCCGGAAGGTGAGGTCTATGCGGCCGTCGAAGCGCCGAAGGGCGAATTTGGCGTCTATCTCGTATCCGACGGCACCAACAAACCCTACAAGTGCAAGATTCGCGCGCCGGGCTTTGCGCATCTGCAGGCTATGGACTTCATGTGCCGCGGCCATCTGCTCGCCGACGTCTCGGCCATTCTCGGTTCGCTCGACATCGTGTTTGGTGAGGTCGATCGGTGA
- a CDS encoding FkbM family methyltransferase: MTLAPPIQFDRASGVLQSVNLWERAMACALVVGSKISSSFSHRGYNMCANLMRRTVLPARDLVVKLNADALFAFPFGDGYWSKLLNRTFSYEDELEVLFRNSIDVDYTLLDCGANYGYWSVLVSSAPFGSHKAIAIEPSFDNFAKLANNAKINGDRFDVIKCAIGSQRGTAHLSGTKHEAFSIAGDPNAGGEEVPVISLDNLLDDGKVSMSGKYLIKLDVEGVEIEAIKGGTRLLQGDSVIMCEEHGNDPHHTVSRFILDQTPLKLIVHDPATNRFETVTELSILDRIKVSTHVGYNVFGTSSAFWLDRINSLNASAARRTH, encoded by the coding sequence GTGACGCTGGCGCCTCCCATCCAGTTTGACCGGGCGTCCGGCGTTCTCCAGAGCGTGAATCTCTGGGAACGTGCGATGGCCTGTGCGCTGGTGGTTGGCTCGAAGATCTCGTCGTCGTTCTCGCATCGCGGCTACAACATGTGCGCCAATCTGATGCGCAGGACTGTGTTGCCGGCGCGCGATCTCGTGGTGAAGCTGAATGCGGATGCGCTGTTCGCGTTCCCGTTCGGCGATGGTTACTGGAGCAAGTTGCTCAACCGCACGTTCTCCTATGAAGACGAGCTTGAGGTGTTGTTCCGGAACTCGATCGATGTCGATTACACGCTGCTCGATTGCGGCGCGAATTACGGATACTGGTCGGTGCTGGTGTCGAGCGCGCCGTTCGGCTCGCACAAGGCGATCGCCATCGAGCCCTCGTTCGACAATTTCGCCAAGCTCGCCAATAACGCCAAAATTAATGGTGACCGGTTCGACGTCATCAAATGCGCGATCGGCTCGCAGCGTGGCACGGCGCATCTGTCGGGCACCAAGCACGAAGCCTTCAGCATCGCCGGCGATCCGAATGCGGGCGGCGAGGAAGTACCGGTGATCTCGCTCGACAATCTGCTCGACGACGGCAAGGTGTCGATGTCGGGCAAATACCTGATCAAGCTCGACGTCGAAGGCGTCGAGATCGAGGCCATCAAGGGCGGCACGCGATTGCTGCAGGGCGACTCGGTCATCATGTGCGAAGAGCACGGCAATGACCCGCATCACACCGTCTCACGCTTTATCCTGGATCAAACGCCGCTCAAGCTGATCGTGCATGATCCCGCCACCAACCGTTTCGAAACCGTGACCGAGCTGTCGATCCTCGATCGCATCAAGGTGTCCACACATGTTGGCTACAACGTGTTTGGCACATCGAGTGCGTTCTGGCTCGACCGCATCAACAGCCTGAATGCGAGCGCGGCGCGCCGCACTCATTGA
- the nuoE gene encoding NADH-quinone oxidoreductase subunit NuoE, with the protein MSVRRLAPKEVQPASFEFTPENLAWAKEQITHYPPGRQASAVIAILWRAQEQQAGWVSEAAIRVVADMLEMPYIRVLEVATFYTQFQLQPVGKKAHIQVCGTTPCMLRGAGDLIDVCQHRIHHDPFHLSADGDFSWEEVECLGACVNAPMAMIWSDTYEDLTKESMNKLIDGFAAGTPPKPGSQIGRQFAAPEGGARVMTSGGAATYTKVLDMPKEPALADAEPKKQTESANVQERPAPKPPAADATKTNPPQGGAPKEPKTPKEPKK; encoded by the coding sequence ATGTCCGTCCGCCGTTTGGCTCCGAAAGAAGTTCAGCCCGCTTCATTTGAATTCACGCCCGAGAATCTGGCGTGGGCGAAAGAGCAGATCACTCATTATCCGCCCGGTCGCCAGGCATCGGCCGTGATCGCGATCCTGTGGCGTGCGCAGGAACAACAGGCTGGCTGGGTATCGGAAGCCGCGATCCGCGTCGTCGCCGACATGCTGGAAATGCCCTATATCCGCGTGCTCGAAGTCGCGACCTTCTATACCCAGTTCCAGCTGCAGCCGGTCGGCAAGAAGGCGCATATTCAGGTCTGCGGTACCACGCCTTGCATGCTGCGCGGCGCCGGCGATCTGATCGACGTCTGTCAGCATCGCATCCATCACGACCCGTTCCATCTGTCCGCGGATGGCGACTTCAGCTGGGAAGAGGTCGAGTGTCTCGGCGCCTGCGTCAACGCCCCGATGGCGATGATCTGGAGCGACACTTACGAAGATCTCACCAAAGAGAGCATGAACAAGCTGATCGACGGTTTCGCTGCCGGCACGCCGCCGAAGCCGGGTTCGCAGATCGGCCGTCAGTTTGCTGCGCCCGAAGGCGGCGCGCGCGTGATGACGAGCGGTGGCGCCGCCACTTACACGAAGGTTCTGGATATGCCGAAGGAACCTGCGCTCGCCGATGCCGAGCCGAAGAAGCAGACCGAGTCGGCCAATGTGCAGGAGCGCCCGGCGCCGAAGCCGCCGGCGGCCGACGCGACCAAGACCAATCCGCCGCAGGGTGGTGCTCCCAAGGAGCCGAAGACTCCCAAGGAGCCGAAGAAATGA
- the nuoF gene encoding NADH-quinone oxidoreductase subunit NuoF, whose amino-acid sequence MLDDNDRIFRNLYGLDDWGLAGARRRGGWDGTKAIIDKGRDWIVNEMKASGLRGRGGAGFPTGMKWSFMPKDNADGRPSYLVVNADESEPGTCKDREIMRHDPHTLVEGCLIAGCAMGAHVGYIYVRGEFIREREHLQAAIDQAYEANLIGKNNIHGFPFDLYVAHGAGAYICGEETALLESLEGKKGQPRLKPPFPANVGLYGCPTTVNNVESIAVAPDILRRGAAWFASIGRPNNVGTKLYGISGHVNTPCVVEDAMSIPFRELIEKHGGGIRGGWDNLLAIIPGGASCPLIPAADCEELIMDFDGTRAVKSSFGTAGVIVMDKSTDVVAAIARISYFFKHESCGQCTPCREGTGWMWRVLSRMVEGRAHKREIDMLLEVTKQVEGHTICALGDAAAWPVQGLIRAFRPEIERRIEEFSRKATLDDQGILDPAHLVAAE is encoded by the coding sequence ATGCTCGACGACAACGACCGCATCTTCCGCAATCTCTACGGCCTCGACGACTGGGGTCTGGCCGGCGCACGCCGCCGCGGCGGCTGGGATGGCACCAAGGCCATCATCGATAAGGGCCGTGACTGGATCGTCAACGAGATGAAGGCGTCGGGGTTGCGCGGCCGCGGCGGTGCAGGCTTCCCGACCGGCATGAAGTGGTCCTTCATGCCCAAGGACAATGCCGACGGCCGCCCGAGCTATCTCGTCGTCAATGCCGACGAGTCCGAGCCCGGCACCTGCAAGGACCGCGAGATCATGCGGCACGATCCGCATACGCTGGTCGAAGGCTGCCTGATCGCCGGCTGCGCCATGGGCGCCCATGTCGGTTACATCTATGTGCGCGGCGAATTCATTCGGGAGCGCGAGCACCTGCAGGCGGCGATCGATCAGGCCTATGAGGCCAATCTGATCGGCAAGAACAACATTCACGGCTTCCCGTTCGACCTCTATGTCGCGCACGGTGCCGGCGCCTATATCTGCGGCGAAGAGACTGCACTGCTCGAAAGCCTCGAAGGCAAGAAAGGCCAGCCGCGCCTGAAGCCGCCATTCCCGGCCAATGTCGGTCTCTACGGCTGCCCGACCACGGTGAACAATGTCGAGTCGATCGCTGTTGCGCCGGATATCCTGCGGCGCGGCGCGGCGTGGTTCGCCTCGATCGGCCGTCCGAACAATGTCGGCACCAAGCTTTACGGCATCTCCGGTCACGTCAACACGCCCTGCGTCGTCGAGGACGCGATGAGCATTCCGTTCCGTGAACTGATCGAGAAGCACGGCGGCGGCATTCGTGGCGGTTGGGACAATCTGCTGGCAATCATCCCGGGCGGCGCATCGTGCCCGTTGATCCCGGCTGCGGATTGCGAAGAACTCATCATGGATTTCGACGGCACCCGCGCGGTGAAGTCGTCATTCGGCACCGCCGGCGTCATCGTCATGGACAAGTCCACCGACGTGGTCGCGGCGATTGCCCGCATCAGCTACTTCTTCAAGCATGAGAGCTGCGGCCAGTGCACGCCGTGCCGCGAAGGCACCGGCTGGATGTGGCGCGTGCTGAGCCGCATGGTCGAGGGCCGCGCCCACAAGCGCGAGATCGACATGCTGCTCGAAGTCACCAAGCAGGTTGAAGGCCACACCATCTGCGCACTCGGCGATGCCGCCGCGTGGCCGGTGCAGGGCCTGATCCGCGCCTTCCGCCCGGAGATCGAACGCCGCATCGAAGAGTTCAGCCGCAAGGCGACGCTCGACGATCAGGGCATCCTCGATCCCGCGCATCTGGTCGCGGCGGAGTAG
- the nuoG gene encoding NADH-quinone oxidoreductase subunit NuoG, protein MTKLIIDGKEIEVPAEYTLLQACEAAGAEIPRFCYHERLSIAGNCRMCLVEVKGGPKPVASCAWGVRDCRPGPKGEPPEISTRSPMVKKAREGVMEFLLINHPLDCPICDQGGECDLQDQAMGYGVDTSRFAENKRAVEDKYLGALVKTSMNRCIQCTRCVRFAAEICGVPEMGATGRGEDMEITSFLETALTSELQGNLVDICPVGALTSKPYAFAARPWELGKTQSIDVMDAVGSAIRVDTRGREVMRILPRVNEAVNEEWISDKTRHIVDGLRTQRLDRPYIRDNGKLRAATWAEAFSAIAAKVAGSKKIGAIAGDLAAVEEMFALKQLLASMGSANLATQSAGAFDTATGRASYIFNPTIAGIEQADALLIVGANPRKEAAVLNARIRKAWRTGALKVGVIGEKADLTYRYDYLGAGTDSLAELAAGKNAFADVLKNAKHPIVLVGAGVAARADGAAVLAAAAKLASDFGVIKDGWNGFAVLQTAASTVGALDIGFAPTAGSLSLAQMTSAGSLDVLFSLGADDVKVADGTFVVYIGTHGDRGAHRADVILPGAAYTEKSGIFVNTEGRVQMAERAGFPPGDAREDWAVIRALSDVLGHKLPYDSLAALRQAIFKAAPHLMRIDQIETGDAGAIKTLAGKGGTVDKTPFKASVEDFYLTNPIARASAIMAECSRLASGQMLTAAE, encoded by the coding sequence ATGACGAAACTGATCATCGACGGCAAAGAGATCGAGGTTCCCGCGGAATACACGCTGCTGCAGGCGTGTGAAGCCGCCGGCGCCGAAATCCCACGCTTCTGCTACCACGAGCGCCTGTCGATCGCCGGCAACTGCCGCATGTGCCTGGTCGAAGTAAAGGGCGGACCGAAGCCGGTCGCGAGCTGCGCCTGGGGCGTGCGCGATTGCCGGCCTGGTCCCAAGGGAGAACCGCCGGAAATCTCGACCCGTTCGCCGATGGTCAAGAAGGCACGCGAAGGCGTGATGGAATTCCTGCTGATCAACCACCCGCTGGATTGCCCGATCTGCGATCAGGGCGGCGAGTGCGATCTGCAGGACCAGGCGATGGGTTACGGCGTCGACACGTCGCGCTTTGCCGAAAACAAGCGCGCCGTCGAGGACAAGTATCTCGGCGCGCTGGTCAAGACCTCGATGAACCGCTGTATCCAGTGCACGCGCTGCGTTCGTTTCGCCGCCGAAATCTGCGGCGTGCCGGAAATGGGCGCTACCGGTCGCGGCGAGGACATGGAAATCACCTCGTTCCTCGAGACGGCGCTGACCTCGGAGCTGCAGGGCAACCTCGTCGATATCTGCCCGGTCGGTGCGCTGACCTCGAAGCCTTACGCTTTCGCCGCGCGTCCGTGGGAGCTCGGCAAGACCCAGTCCATCGACGTCATGGACGCCGTCGGTTCGGCGATCCGCGTCGATACCCGTGGCCGCGAAGTGATGCGCATTCTGCCGCGCGTCAACGAGGCCGTGAACGAGGAATGGATCTCCGACAAGACGCGCCACATCGTCGATGGCCTGCGCACGCAGCGCCTCGATCGCCCGTATATCCGCGACAACGGCAAGCTGCGCGCTGCGACCTGGGCTGAAGCGTTCAGTGCCATCGCTGCGAAGGTTGCCGGCAGCAAGAAGATTGGCGCCATCGCCGGCGATCTCGCCGCCGTCGAGGAGATGTTCGCGCTGAAGCAACTGCTCGCAAGCATGGGTTCTGCCAATCTGGCGACCCAGAGCGCGGGCGCGTTCGATACGGCCACTGGCCGTGCGTCCTACATCTTCAACCCGACCATCGCCGGCATCGAGCAGGCCGATGCGCTGCTGATCGTGGGCGCCAACCCGCGCAAGGAAGCCGCCGTTCTCAACGCGCGCATTCGCAAGGCGTGGCGCACCGGTGCGTTGAAGGTCGGCGTGATCGGCGAGAAGGCCGATCTGACCTATCGCTACGACTATCTCGGCGCCGGCACGGACTCGCTGGCCGAACTCGCCGCCGGCAAGAACGCCTTCGCCGATGTGCTGAAGAACGCCAAGCATCCGATCGTGCTGGTTGGCGCCGGTGTAGCCGCACGTGCCGATGGCGCTGCGGTACTGGCGGCGGCTGCCAAGCTCGCTTCGGACTTCGGCGTCATCAAGGACGGCTGGAACGGCTTTGCGGTGCTGCAGACGGCGGCCTCGACGGTCGGCGCGCTCGATATCGGCTTCGCGCCGACGGCAGGCAGCCTGAGCCTCGCGCAGATGACGTCGGCCGGTTCGCTCGACGTGCTGTTCTCGCTCGGCGCCGACGACGTGAAAGTCGCCGACGGCACCTTCGTCGTCTATATCGGCACCCATGGTGATCGCGGCGCGCATCGCGCCGACGTGATCCTGCCGGGTGCGGCCTATACCGAGAAGTCCGGCATCTTCGTCAACACCGAAGGCCGCGTGCAGATGGCGGAGCGCGCCGGCTTCCCGCCGGGCGATGCCCGCGAGGACTGGGCGGTGATCCGCGCGCTGTCCGACGTGCTCGGCCACAAGCTGCCTTACGACTCGCTGGCTGCGCTGCGGCAGGCGATCTTCAAGGCTGCACCGCACCTGATGCGCATCGATCAGATCGAGACCGGCGACGCCGGTGCGATCAAGACCCTTGCGGGCAAGGGCGGCACCGTCGACAAGACACCGTTCAAGGCCTCCGTTGAGGACTTCTACCTGACCAACCCGATCGCGCGTGCGTCAGCCATCATGGCGGAATGCTCCCGCCTGGCTTCCGGCCAGATGCTGACGGCGGCGGAGTAA
- the nuoH gene encoding NADH-quinone oxidoreductase subunit NuoH encodes MAEFWTSTLWPLIIMVAQSLLVLVVLLIAIAYILLADRKIWAAVQIRRGPNVVGPFGLLQSFADLLKFVLKEPVVPSSSNKGVFLLAPLVSCVLALAAWAVIPMDLGWVISDINVGVLYIFAISSLSVYGIIMAGWSSNSKYPFLSALRAAAQMVSYEVSIGFVIITVLLCVGSLNLTAIVAAQDSKWGILGWYWIPLFPMFVIFYVSALAETNRPPFDLVEAESELVAGFMTEYGSTPYLLFMLGEYVAIVTMCALATILFLGGWLSPIPFAPFTWVPGIIWFAIKVMFMFFLIAMAKAIVPRYRYDQLMRLGWKVFLPLSLAYVIIVAAVLQFGGLAPK; translated from the coding sequence ATGGCTGAATTCTGGACAAGCACCCTGTGGCCGCTGATCATCATGGTCGCGCAGAGCCTCCTTGTGCTCGTGGTGCTCTTGATTGCGATTGCCTACATCCTGCTGGCTGACCGCAAGATCTGGGCAGCGGTACAGATCCGCCGTGGCCCCAACGTGGTCGGGCCATTCGGCCTGCTGCAATCCTTCGCGGACTTGCTGAAATTCGTATTGAAGGAGCCGGTTGTTCCTTCCAGCTCCAACAAGGGCGTGTTCCTGCTGGCGCCGCTGGTGTCCTGCGTGCTCGCGCTGGCGGCCTGGGCGGTGATCCCGATGGATCTCGGCTGGGTGATCTCCGACATCAATGTCGGTGTGCTCTATATTTTCGCGATCTCGTCGCTGTCGGTCTACGGCATCATCATGGCCGGCTGGTCGTCGAACTCGAAATATCCGTTCCTGTCGGCGCTGCGTGCCGCCGCGCAGATGGTGTCCTACGAAGTCTCGATCGGCTTCGTCATCATCACCGTCTTGCTCTGCGTCGGTTCGCTGAACCTGACGGCAATCGTCGCCGCGCAGGATTCGAAGTGGGGCATCCTCGGCTGGTACTGGATCCCGCTATTCCCGATGTTCGTGATCTTCTACGTCTCGGCGCTGGCTGAAACCAACCGTCCGCCCTTCGACCTCGTCGAAGCGGAATCGGAGCTGGTCGCGGGCTTCATGACCGAATACGGCTCGACCCCGTATCTGCTGTTCATGCTCGGCGAGTATGTTGCCATCGTCACCATGTGTGCGCTGGCCACGATCCTGTTCCTTGGCGGCTGGCTGTCGCCGATCCCGTTCGCGCCATTCACCTGGGTGCCAGGCATCATCTGGTTCGCCATCAAGGTGATGTTCATGTTCTTCCTGATTGCGATGGCGAAGGCGATCGTGCCGCGCTACCGCTACGACCAGCTGATGCGTCTGGGCTGGAAGGTGTTTCTGCCGCTGTCGTTGGCGTACGTCATCATCGTCGCTGCCGTGCTGCAATTCGGGGGGCTTGCTCCGAAATGA
- the nuoI gene encoding NADH-quinone oxidoreductase subunit NuoI has product MNIRATAHSLLLAEFVSAFVLAMRYFFKPKPTLNYPFEKGPISPRFRGEHALRRYPNGEERCIACKLCEAVCPAQAITIEAGPRRNDGTRRTVRYDIDMVKCIYCGLCQEACPVDAIVEGPNFEFATETREELYYDKAKLLANGDRWEREIAKSIELDAPYR; this is encoded by the coding sequence ATGAATATCAGGGCAACAGCTCATTCGCTTCTGCTGGCGGAGTTCGTTTCGGCGTTCGTCCTCGCCATGCGGTATTTCTTCAAGCCGAAGCCGACGCTGAACTATCCGTTCGAGAAGGGGCCGATCTCGCCGCGTTTCCGTGGCGAGCATGCGCTGCGCCGCTATCCGAACGGTGAAGAGCGCTGCATCGCCTGCAAGCTCTGCGAAGCGGTGTGTCCGGCACAGGCCATCACCATCGAAGCCGGCCCGCGCCGCAACGATGGTACGCGTCGTACCGTGCGCTACGACATCGACATGGTGAAATGCATCTATTGCGGACTGTGCCAGGAGGCCTGTCCGGTGGATGCGATCGTCGAGGGACCGAACTTCGAGTTCGCCACCGAGACGCGTGAGGAACTCTATTATGACAAGGCGAAATTGCTCGCCAACGGCGACCGCTGGGAGCGCGAGATTGCGAAGTCAATCGAACTCGACGCGCCGTACCGGTAA
- a CDS encoding NADH-quinone oxidoreductase subunit J, whose protein sequence is MILPALFFYLFASICVASAVMVIASRNPVHSVLFLILAFVNASGLFVLMGAEFLAMLLIVVYVGAVAVLFLFVIMMLDVDFTQLREGFIQYLPFGLVIGAIFLAELLLVAGGWVMNPNVTKSITAAIPTNVSNTEALGLVLYTKYIHYFQLAGMVLLVAMIGAIVLTLRHKVKVRRQDINVQNARNPELAMEVRKVATGQGLQDADAGSWVK, encoded by the coding sequence ATGATCCTTCCCGCACTGTTCTTCTATCTGTTCGCCAGCATCTGCGTGGCTTCCGCGGTCATGGTGATTGCCTCGCGCAATCCCGTGCATTCCGTGCTGTTCCTGATCCTGGCCTTCGTCAACGCCTCGGGCCTGTTCGTGCTGATGGGCGCCGAATTCCTGGCGATGCTGCTGATCGTCGTCTATGTCGGCGCCGTCGCGGTGCTGTTCCTGTTCGTCATCATGATGCTCGACGTCGACTTCACGCAGCTGCGCGAAGGCTTCATCCAGTATCTGCCGTTTGGTCTCGTGATCGGCGCGATCTTCCTTGCCGAATTGCTGCTGGTCGCAGGTGGCTGGGTGATGAACCCGAACGTCACCAAGTCGATCACGGCGGCCATCCCGACGAATGTGAGCAATACCGAGGCGCTCGGCCTCGTGCTCTATACGAAGTACATCCATTACTTCCAGTTGGCCGGTATGGTGCTGCTGGTGGCGATGATCGGCGCGATCGTGCTGACGCTGCGTCACAAGGTCAAAGTCCGGCGCCAGGACATCAATGTTCAGAACGCGCGCAATCCGGAACTGGCGATGGAAGTGCGCAAGGTCGCGACCGGGCAGGGCCTGCAGGACGCCGACGCGGGGAGCTGGGTCAAATGA
- the nuoK gene encoding NADH-quinone oxidoreductase subunit NuoK: protein MTIGLGHYLAVAAILFTLGILGIFLNRKNIIVILMSIELILLAVNINMVAFSTFLGDIVGQVFALLVLTVAAAEAAIGLAVLVVYFRNRGSIAVEDVNLMKG, encoded by the coding sequence ATGACGATCGGTCTCGGACACTATCTGGCGGTCGCAGCGATCCTGTTCACGCTGGGCATTCTCGGCATCTTCCTGAACCGCAAGAACATCATCGTCATCCTGATGTCGATCGAGCTGATCCTGCTCGCCGTCAACATCAACATGGTGGCGTTCTCGACCTTCCTCGGCGACATCGTCGGGCAGGTGTTCGCGCTGCTTGTGCTGACCGTGGCCGCTGCGGAAGCAGCGATCGGTCTCGCCGTGCTGGTGGTCTATTTCCGCAACCGCGGTTCGATCGCGGTTGAAGACGTCAATCTGATGAAGGGCTGA